The DNA region CCGAGCCCCAGGAAGTTCAGCACCACCGGCACGACCACGATCACGTTGAGCGCGACGATGATGAACAGGAGGGCGCCGACCGTGAAGGTTAGCGACCGGAGGTTGAGCCAGAAGAAGTTCCGCTTCTCCTCCTCCTCGTAGACGACGTTCAGCGCGTCGAACATCGCCTTCATGGCCGCGTTGGCGCTCCAGAGCGACAGGAGCAGGCTGGAGAAGAACGTGATGCTGAGGGAGCCGCTGCCCTTGGCGGCGATGCGCTTCACCTGGTCGCCGATGAGTTCGACCGCGCCGGACGGCAGGACCGCGTGCAGCTGGGCGAGGTGATCGTTGATGACGGTCACGTCGGCGAACAGGCCGTAGCAGGAGACCAGCGCGGCGATGGCGGGGAACAGCGACAGCAGCGTGTAGAAGGTCACGCCGGCGGCGACCGCCAGGACCCGGTCCTTGTTGAATTCCAGGTAGACCCGGACGGCGATGTCCTTCCAGCCGGACCGCGTCATCTCGGCGGGGCTGTCGGCGGCGCGGCCGCGCTCCGGCTGGGTCACCGCGGTGAGCTGCGCGGCGCGCCCGGAGATCGAGCGCGCCCCCGCGGCCACGCCCTTCCGCAGGCCCGGCTCGTCGCGGGGCGGATCGCGGTCTGCCGGCGGCTCGTCGGCGGGGAGAGCCGCCGCCACGCCGCGCCGCGCCGGCGCGGCCGCGAGGGCGACCAGCGCCGAACCGAGCATCAGGATCCAGAGGATCGAGCCGGTCTCGGGAGAGCCGGTCGAACGCGACGGTGACGGGGGCATGGGTCGGGGCCAGTGCGCGGAACTGCCGCGCTCGGGACTCCCAACGTCGTCGTGCCGCGGCCGTTCCGCGCGTCGGACGGGGACGCCGCGGCCCTTCGCGCGTTGTGCTCGTTATGCGCGACCACCCCCGTCTAGGATTCTGCTGCAAGTTCGTCCTGGACGAGCCTCCCGGCACCCACGCCACCCTCAAGGCGGAGCGGGAGGCCACGCTGCACATGAACCTCACCAGCGTGACGATGGCCCATCTCACCAAGCTGGAGCCCGCCGCCCGGCGGGCGAAGCTCGCCGGCCTCGTTGCCCACAACCTCGACGCCCTCGCCCGCCAGATCGCCTGGGTCGGGGCCCGGCCGCCACTGGAGCGCCTCCTGCGCATGGCGAGCAACGTCCTGCCGGGCTACACCCACCCGATCGCGCAGGCGCTCTACGCCGAGCCCCAGATGGCGGCGCTGGTCGAGCGCGGCCTCGCCGAGGCCGGGGCGCTGGCCCGCCGGCTCGGTGTGCGCCTGAGCTTCCACCCGGGACCGTTCTGCCTGCTGGCGAGCCGCAACCCGGCCGCGATCGCCAACGGCCTGTCCGAGCTCGACTACCACGCCGAGATCTTCGACAGGATGGGCTACGGCGGCGGCTGGCACCCGCACGGCGCCCACATCAACATCCATGTCGGCGCGGGCGACCCGGGGGTCGAGGGCTTCCGCGAGACCTTGCCCCGGGCGAGCCAGGTGGCGCGCGACCTCGTGACGGTGGAGAACGACGAGAACGTCTTCGGCCTCGACGCGGTGCTGCGGCTCGCCGACATCGTGCCGGTGGTGCTCGACCTGCACCACCACTGGGTCGAGAGCGGCGGCGCGTATCTCGAGCCCGACGACCCCCGGATCGCCCGGGTGAGAGAGTCCTGGCGCGGCGTCCGGCCCGTCGCCCACATCAGCGTGTCGCGCGAGGCGGTCTCCGCCGCCTGCGATCCGGACGCCCTGCCCGACTTCCCGGCCCTGCGCGCGGCCGGCCACGGGGTCCGGGACCTCGCCGCCCATTCCGACATGATGTGGAACCGGGCGGTGAACGACCTCGTCGCCCGCCACCTCGCCTGGGCGGATTTCGAGATCGAGGCCAAGGCGAAGAACTGCGCCTCCGTGCAGATCGCCCGCCACGTCCGGGCGCTCGAGGCGACCGCGCCGATCGCGGCCGAGTGACGGGACGGTCTCGACGCGTCCGCCGGTCCGCACTACGCATCCCGATATGAAGACCGCCGATTGCGACATCCTCATCGTCCCGGGGCTAGGGGGCTCCGAGGAGGACCATTGGCAGGCCCGCTGGGCGGGCCGCCTCGCCACCGCGCGCGTGGTCGAGCAGGACCAGTGGCACGAACCGACCCCGGCGGCGTGGTGCGGGCGCATCGCCGAGGCGGTCGCGGCGGCGACGCGGCCGGTCATCCTGATCGCCCACAGCCTCGGCGTGGTGGCGTGCGTCGAGGCGGTGCCGCGCTTCCCCGCGGGGGTGGTGCGCGGCGCCCTCTTGGTGGCGCTCCCGGACGTCGAGGAGGCGCCGGACCTGCCCGACGCGGTCCGGGCCTTCGCGCCGGTGCCGCGCGATCCCTTGCCCTTCCCGTCCCTGCTGGTCGCCAGCCGCACCGACCCTTACTGCCGCTACGAGCGGGCGGACGACTTCGCCCATGCTTGGGGGGCGCTCACGGTCGACGCGGGCGAATCCGGCCACCTCAACGTGGCGAGCGGGCACGGTCCCTGGCCCGAGGGGCTGATGCGGCTCGCCGGGTTCCTGAAGGGGCTGTGAGCCTGCGAGCCCTGCTGGACGCGAGGACGATCGGGGTCCCCTTGCCTCGGCGGGATGGGACCGACGCGGGTCGCATTAACGCGCTGTTTACCACCGCCCTCTTCAGTGGCGGCACGGGCGGTCCTTCGTCCCGAAGCCGCCCCTGGAGAGCACCGTGACGCGCAAAGAGCTTCTGGAACGACTCGAAGCGGTGCAGACCGCCCTCGGCCCTCGGGCCCAGAGCAACTTCAACAGCTCGCTGTTCAACGACGTGACGCTGCTCAAGCGGATCGA from Methylobacterium sp. NMS14P includes:
- a CDS encoding YihY/virulence factor BrkB family protein: MPPSPSRSTGSPETGSILWILMLGSALVALAAAPARRGVAAALPADEPPADRDPPRDEPGLRKGVAAGARSISGRAAQLTAVTQPERGRAADSPAEMTRSGWKDIAVRVYLEFNKDRVLAVAAGVTFYTLLSLFPAIAALVSCYGLFADVTVINDHLAQLHAVLPSGAVELIGDQVKRIAAKGSGSLSITFFSSLLLSLWSANAAMKAMFDALNVVYEEEEKRNFFWLNLRSLTFTVGALLFIIVALNVIVVVPVVLNFLGLGSTAWLLATLRWPAILIVLLGGLSVLYRFGPSREHARWRWVGVGSVVAGLLWLAASLLFSWYVANFGTYNETYGSLGAVIGFMTWIWISSTIVLLGGEINAELEHQTARDTTTGAPLPMGARRARMADTVGAAA
- a CDS encoding UV damage endonuclease UvsE; protein product: MRDHPRLGFCCKFVLDEPPGTHATLKAEREATLHMNLTSVTMAHLTKLEPAARRAKLAGLVAHNLDALARQIAWVGARPPLERLLRMASNVLPGYTHPIAQALYAEPQMAALVERGLAEAGALARRLGVRLSFHPGPFCLLASRNPAAIANGLSELDYHAEIFDRMGYGGGWHPHGAHINIHVGAGDPGVEGFRETLPRASQVARDLVTVENDENVFGLDAVLRLADIVPVVLDLHHHWVESGGAYLEPDDPRIARVRESWRGVRPVAHISVSREAVSAACDPDALPDFPALRAAGHGVRDLAAHSDMMWNRAVNDLVARHLAWADFEIEAKAKNCASVQIARHVRALEATAPIAAE
- a CDS encoding RBBP9/YdeN family alpha/beta hydrolase, which produces MKTADCDILIVPGLGGSEEDHWQARWAGRLATARVVEQDQWHEPTPAAWCGRIAEAVAAATRPVILIAHSLGVVACVEAVPRFPAGVVRGALLVALPDVEEAPDLPDAVRAFAPVPRDPLPFPSLLVASRTDPYCRYERADDFAHAWGALTVDAGESGHLNVASGHGPWPEGLMRLAGFLKGL